A single Cannabis sativa cultivar Pink pepper isolate KNU-18-1 chromosome 7, ASM2916894v1, whole genome shotgun sequence DNA region contains:
- the LOC115697504 gene encoding receptor-like cytoplasmic kinase 176, producing MGACWSNRIKAESPFHTGFNSKSTSSSGKSSSFSSSMTPRSEDDILRSPNVKSFTFNELKTATRNFRPDSVLGEGGFGSVFKGWVDEHTLTATKPGTGIVIAVKRLNQEGFQGHREWLAEINYLGQLHHLNLVKLIGYCFEDDHRLLVYEFMPKGSMENHLFRKGSHIQPLSWKLRMKIALGAARGLAFLHGAETKVIYRDFKTSNILLDSNYNAKLSDFGLARDGPTGDKSHVSTRVMGTYGYAAPEYLATGHLTAKSDVYSFGVVLLEIISGRRAIDKNRPTGQHNLVEWAKPYLTNKRRVLHVMDARLEGQYTLSLAQKAANLALQCLAIEPKYRPNMDEVVTILEQLQDSKDNPKGTPKEQRVNSDAHKSSRSSLIDGSKLNTSYPRPSASVLYS from the exons ATGGGGGCTTGTTGGAGCAACCGAATTAAGGCTGAAAGCCCTTTTCATACAG GGTTTAATTCCAAGAGCACGAGCTCCAGTGGCAAATCCTCATCATTTTCTTCATCAATGACACCTAGAAGTGAAGATGATATCTTAAGGTCCCCAAATGTAAAGAGTTTTACCTTTAATGAACTCAAAACTGCCACTAGAAATTTCCGACCGGATAGCGTGTTGGGCGAGGGTGGTTTTGGTTCTGTATTCAAAGGTTGGGTGGACGAGCACACGCTTACTGCCACCAAGCCTGGGACCGGAATAGTAATTGCTGTGAAGAGACTCAACCAAGAAGGGTTTCAAGGTCACAGGGAGTGGCTG GCAGAGATCAATTATCTGGGGCAGCTACATCATCTTAATCTTGTGAAGTTGATTGGTTACTGCTTTGAGGACGATCATCGACTCTTGGTGTATGAGTTCATGCCTAAGGGAAGCATGGAGAACCATCTTTTCAGGA AGGGTTCTCACATTCAACCTCTTTCATGGAAGCTGCGGATGAAAATTGCCCTTGGTGCTGCAAGAGGGCTTGCCTTTCTCCATGGCGCTGAAACAAAAGTCATTTATCGGGACTTTAAGACTTCTAATATTTTGTTGGATTCA AACTACAATGCCAAGCTGTCTGATTTTGGGTTGGCGCGTGATGGGCCGACTGGTGACAAGAGTCATGTATCTACTAGGGTCATGGGAACTTATGGCTACGCTGCACCAGAATATTTAGCCAcag GTCATCTCACTGCAAAGAGTGACGTATATAGTTTTGGAGTTGTTCTTTTAGAAATAATTTCCGGTCGACGTGCCATAGACAAGAACCGTCCAACAGGACAACACAACCTTGTTGAGTGGGCAAAACCGTACCTGACCAACAAACGAAGAGTTCTTCATGTCATGGATGCTCGTCTAGAAGGCCAGTACACCCTTAGCTTGGCCCAAAAGGCAGCTAACCTTGCTCTTCAATGCCTCGCAATAGAACCCAAGTATCGACCAAACATGGATGAGGTGGTAACAATATTGGAGCAGCTCCAGGATTCAAAAGACAATCCTAAAGGCACTCCAAAAGAGCAGCGCGTAAACAGTGATGCTCATAAATCCAGCCGAAGCAGCTTGATAGATGGTTCTAAACTCAATACTTCTTATCCCAGGCCTTCTGCTTCTGTGCTTTACAGTTAG